The genomic stretch GGCCCACCCCTGCCTGCGATTGGGACGCTGGCGCCGAAAGTGATCCGGCCCAACGCGCGCGGAGAGTTCACCATTGCCAATCTCGGTCCCGGCCTGTACCGCATCCGCGTGCGAGCCGGCGGCGTGACCTTGCGTCCCGATGGGACCACCGCGGAGATCAGGGCGGAAGCGCAGACCCAGTGGGCCATGGCCGAGGTTGCAGTTACCGGGGCCAACATCGAGGGGCTCACCCTGGCGCTTCAACCCGGACACGTGTTCACGGGCACAGTCACCACCGATGCGGCGGCGGCTCCGGCGTCGTGGAAGGGCACGATGGTCACGGTTCACCCCGCCACTGCGGCGGTGGCCTCCCGCCAGTTTCCGGTGGGCGACGATGGCCGGTTCACGATCACGGGGATTGAGCCGCACAACTACGAAGTGCGGGTCACGCTGCCGGCGGCACTTGCGGGCAGTGGCTGGGCGCTGGGATCCATCCGTCACCAGGGACGCGACCTTCGCGACGCGCCGTTGACGTTTACCGACGGGTCGATCGAAGGCGCGGAGGTGCTGCTGACACAATCTGTGACGGCATTGACGGGAACGTTGACGCTCGAATCCGGCGCCGCCGCCACGGAGTACTTCATCGTCGCGTTCCCGGACGACCGTGCGCTCTGGCACCCGGCCTCGCCGCGTGTTCGCATCATGCGCCCGGCTGCTGACGGGGCCTTCTCCACCCGCGATCTCCCGCCCGGCACCTATCGCATCGCCGCTCTCGTGGACGTGGAAGACGACGAGCCCCGGCGACGAGAGTTCCTGGAATCGATCTACGACGCCGCGCTTCGGGTCACGGTTGAAGCCGCCAAGACCGCCCGGCAGGACATTCGTATCAAGTAGTTGGGAAGTTAGGAACTGGGGAACTGGGGAACTGGGGAACTGGGGAACTGGGGAACTGGTTCTCGTAGCGCGGCCTGGGTCTCAAGGCCGCGGAACTTGGTAACGAGGCGTTACATACGCTCGCCGAACCAGTAGCACAGCCCGTCAGGCGCCACGACGAAGAACACGCGCCAAGGCCCGTCCTCGCGCTGTTCAACGCTGAGGTCGGAGGCGGCCTTGCCGAGCCCGTTGGCATTAAATTCCGCAAGCAGGGCATCGAGGCCGCTCACATGGAACCATGCGCCATCTTGTGCAGGGTCGCC from Acidobacteriota bacterium encodes the following:
- a CDS encoding VOC family protein; translation: MKGTLEKTGGYQGDALNLPVRDLAAAVPFYETVLGFHVLARRETPHASAVLARDHVQIGLAENGGDPAQDGAWFHVSGLDALLAEFNANGLGKAASDLSVEQREDGPWRVFFVVAPDGLCYWFGERM